AAGGCCaggagcagtagctcacacctgtaatcctagcactttgggagactggagcaggcagatgacttgagtccatgagttcgagaccagcctgggtgacatgttgagaccctatctccacaaaaaatacaaaaaattagccaggcatggtggcacatgtctgtcatcccagctactcgggaggttgatgtgagaggatcacatgagcccaggaggcagaggttgcaaggctgcagtgagctcagattgcagccccgcactccagcctgggtgacagagtgagaccttgtctcaaaaaaaaaaaaaaaaaaaaaaaaggatcattgTGGAGCCATATGCAGAAGGTATATGTATAACCATGTTTAAGGAAATAAGACTTATAACATTGTCCCAAATTCCATACTCTTCCTAATGCCAGAGCTGTGTTCTAGGTGATCTCTCTGGCTCAGCAACATCCCAGAACATATTTTCTGTTCCAGTAAGAACCTCCTGGATGCTCTGTGTCATGCTGTGCCTAAGTGCCACACCTAGCTGGATTCTCCAAATCGTAAGGATAagcgagttttttttttttttttgagacagagtcttgctctgtcgcccaggctggagcgcagtggccggatctcggctcactgcaagctccgcctcccgggtttacgccattctcctgcctcagcctcccgagtagctgggactacaggcgcccgccacctcgcccggctagttttttgtattttttagtagagacggggtttcactgtgttagccaggatggtctcgatctcctgacctcgtgatccgcccgtctcggcctcccaaagtgctgggattacaggcttgagccaccgcgcctggccgcgagtttttttttttaatagaagtcAAAAGAAGGGGCCTTCCTCTCATCCCCCACCTGCTGGCTCCTCACCTGTGTGTGTCCTCATAAAGCATGATGACAATCTGGGCCATGTAGTTAAGCTCTGAGATGGCACTAAGATAATCCAAAGCTCGCTGCCATTGTGCATCCTGGGTCTCCTACCAAATGCAAAAAGAGGTAAGCCATTGCTTAAGGAAAAGGGAGTCAGGGAATAAGCAGGGAGCTAATGAGAAGGGAGAAAGCTTTCATTTACAAAGCATGAGGAGAAGAGTGAAAGAATGTTGGGAAAAATTTGTTCACAGGCTAAAGAAGAAGGAGGATCCTTACATCAAGAAGTCCTCCATAACGGAAGACACTGAGTAGGGAGTGGACGTGGCTCTCACTGGTGAAACAGAGACGTGTTCGAACGTGGCGACCTGGGGAGAGCACGCCTCGAGAGTACCTGAGATAACAGCTAAATCACTCACACAGTCAGTtaatcctcctcccacccttctgcAAACTCTCTTCTCCCACCTCAAAGACTTCTCTCCTTTCCATCCCAAAATCTTGTCTATTCTTGCTTCCCCAGGCTGTCCCAGCCTTGATTCCCCCAAGACTCCCCGACatgcccctccctccatccaaCACCCCTCCCAGCCCTCCCTCACAGGGGATGCAGCTTGTTGACAGACTCATCCTCGTGGGTTCTCTGCAGGTCAAGCAGTATCTTCCGCAACAGTGGAAGACAGAAGCCCACAGCAATTTCCAGTTTCTCCTCCCGGCTGATCCCGTACTCCTAGGGGCCACAGGCCAGGAATAAATACCTCAATAAATCTTGTTTTCTCATGCCTCATATTCCCAGGACCAAGATCACGCCTGTCTTCACCTCACGTCTAGCGCTTCTTTCATATCCACTACACTCCCCCTCTTCCAGGTGTCTCCTGAATTAGCCTCCTGTACTTACCAAGAGCCAGACTGGACCCTGAGAAATGTAGAAACTCAACTTATTCCTTCTCTAAGTGGCTTTCCTCTAGTCCCAAATCACCCTTCCTTTccaccttttctctctttccttcccaacACCCTCATCCCCAGGCTAGGTCCCTTATACAAGACACACCTGGGGAATGACCATATCAGCCATTGCCTTAGAGAGACAGAGCAACTCGGCTGTGCCTTGAAGTCCCAGACTCCCATTGTGCTGCACATCATACTTGACACAGTCATAGATGTCAGGGATCTTACTGATATCATAGCGCCCACTCTTCTGTCGAAAGTCACGCTCCAGCTTGCTCCAACGCTGTAGCATTAGCTCTAGTGTCTCACTGTGGTAGAGCTGCAGGTCTGGAAGAAAGGCAGAAATCAGACAAGAATCAAAGATTTTACCTCCAACCAAAGACCCTGATGACTCTGAAGTAGAACCAGAGGGAGGAGGCGGCCTGGTCTGTGACATTTAGCAGATGACACAAGAATGCCTGAGAAACCCATCCATACCTGAGACCTTGAAGGGAAGATAGTAGTATTCATACCCACCTACAGACCTGGGGTCCTGCATTCGTTCCCGGATCTGGTGGGTGAGGTTTTCGATCAGGGCAAATACCTGATCACAGACCTTCACAGGATTCTGGATGATAGTCATGGAGTTGAGCAGGGAAATACTTCTGGTGGGAGCCAGCTATGAAGAATtgagagaagaaaagcaagataAGCTCAGCACTAATTGCCCAGATTCCTGTGAGCTTATTACACAGAGACTACCCACAATACAGATCTGTATGCTGGTTCACTCCAGTGAGCATTCTTAGGTTACTGGGAATAGTAGCAGCTCTAGGCCTTCAGGTAAGGGCACTGCTCTACCATATAGTCATCTAAGAGGGATTGATTTTAAGAGTCTTAGAgtccagagaaaataaaacagacctAAGTTATTTTCTTGAAGGCTCTAGAATACACATGGAAAATACTGGAGAATAAGGATTAAACCAAAATCCCTCAAAATCTCCACAGAATGTTTTCATGAGTAGAGATCAGAGATAACATCATCTTCTTCCTCTAAACAAGATGCCAGCCTGAGCCTAGAGTAGAAATGCTGCCTCAGAACTGGGTTCCGACTCAGGCTTTTAGGACAGTAACAGTCAATGAGAAATGGGGAGGGAGAATCAAGATTGTGGCTGAAAATGCACAATTCTATTCAGATCCTCACAAGTTTCATTCTTGCTTGCAAAAGAAGGCAAGGCAGAAAAGGAAAGCTGCCTTAGCTTTTTTGAGTTTGACAGTGAGCAATGGATTGGGAAATAAAGGAGCAACATCCTCTTCCTTATCAAGTGCTACTCAGAGAACACAGAAAATGCCATGGAATCATAGCAATGTGCTTACTTAGCTCATTTAAGAACCAATCAGAAATGTTATACAACAATGTAAATTCATGTaatgctactgaactgtacagttaaaaatggttaaagtggtaccacaattttacatttttaaactttttaaaaaaataacatatcaGAAGTGAGGAGTGGGAAGAGTAGAAAACCACTGCCTGGTAAATTGTGGCCTAGATATGCAGGAAAAAGAATGACCATATTGGGTAACGGCATATAGTGGAATTAACACTATAAAGCATTGTAACAGCCTGGGCTTTGGAGTTAGACTCCTTGGGTTTGTATTAGCTGGATGACATGGGGAAAATTGCTTAGATTCTTCTGAGCctaggtttcctcatctgtaaaatgggaagaaagtcCTTGTGATCTGCAGTCCTCGTAGTGCTTTAAAGATCACCATCAATTCtttgtcttccttccctttccttaaATCTGGCTGGCCCGGTGACTGCTTAaccaataaaaagtaacaaagttATGTTGTGCTAATTCTGAGCCTACACTTTAAGAAAGTTTCTAAGCTTCTGCTTTTGAATATCCCTACTGCTACCATTTAATACATCCAGCTATCATGCTACAGAAACCATATGAAGAACCAAGTGGAGAGGAGAGGCACTGAGATTACTGGGAGAGCATGCAGAGGGAGAGAGCCAGCCATCCCACAATCCCAGCTGAATTCCAGATGGTTCCAGCTCCAGTCAATATCTGACGCAATTTCAGGAGAGACTCCAAGCAAGATCAGATGGGTCCGGAACTGTGACAGATAATAAAATGTTGTTGTTTTAGGTTACTATGTTTTGGGGTAGTTTATTATGCAACAATGGATAACTGAAACATTCTTTTGTTCAGGGTCCTTGGGATCAGAGCTGTGCTTTGGAATTGAGAATGTGTGGGAGTTTAGAACTGAATACAGTATATATGCCATATGTATATAATACCTCCAACAGGGCCTATGGCATAACCAAACACATTAATATTTCTGCCACAAAATGCATGACTATAAAGTGGGAAAACTAAGGAGTATAAAAGTCTTACGACAGTTCGTGTCAGGTTTGGCTGCCAAATGAATCTTAGtgtcaagaaaaaaatctttttaattttcaaaattatggaCAAGAGATTGTAGACCTGTACTTATCTCAAAGggttgctgtaaggattaaaCAATATGTGTAAAACAACTAAAACAGTGCCTAGCATGCAGTAAATACCGTTATTATTGATCCCTACTATTGAGAATTCTAGGAATTGGGGATCCAGGTTATTTTAGTGCCTGACCTGGTCGTAGTCCTCAGGGCCAAAGGGCGCATCCTGCTGTAAAATATGGTGCAGCTGAGCCTTCACCCGGTGCTGGCAGCTGCTCAAGGAATCCCCATCGCTGTCCAGTAGCCCATTCATGTTGGCACTCTTCACCATTTACACTAAAATGGGTGTCAGCTCCTCTTCTACAGCCAGAAGGCCCTAAAGAGAAAGCACAAGGTCTATTTGTTTCCCTTGCAGGTTAGCAGGTTAGTATCCCTAGGCCTAGATGGTCCGAGGGATCGAATGGGACCTGGTTGAAGAGATGGGGCCTACAATCACTGATTATTCTCAGCTCATTCTCAGTAGTACAAAATGGGTCCAATACATGCAGAAACTTCTGAGTTGGCCTACAAGCACCCTGAAATGCTCCAACTGGTTCTCCAAACTCTGCTTCTCTACCTAATGGAAACTGGGACTATAGAACTGTAGTATGCACCTTGGCGAAGGCAGCAGCAGTCATCTGAACACGACCCTCATCAGAGGCATAGATCTTGAGGTCGTGGCGGAAAGTGCTATGGAGATGAAGCAGTCCACAACCAGGGAAGCCAGCATAGTCACCTGGAGACAAAGCAGGGGACCAGGAATGGACTGCTATAAATACTcgtggaagaaaaaatattcatttcccCACTGTCTCTGTCACTTCATTTTCCCCAACTTACTCTCTAATCATTTTTATCCCGGCCCTATTGTGTTTACTCCCCAAAACACTCACCCTGTCCTCCAGGGTACATGCAGCGAAAAGCTCGCCCCAGCTTCTCAGTCTGAACAGGGCCAGCTAGAGTCAGTTCTCCATTCCACTTCAGCACCAGCAACAGGGATGAGGccagagcctcactctgtggATCTGAGGGAATAAGCGGCAGTGAATGGTCTAGATCTAAGAAAAGTAGTGGGAACATCTAAATGTTAGGTCTTCTGAAGAGGCCAGAGAGGTAATTTGAGGTATAGGTCATCTACAGGCTCAAGTAAAAGACATCTGGTGGGGAGAGaagatagacaaaaataaaaataaaaagaacacaagATCTGAGAGGTAATGGTAAGGGGGACTACATCTTACCTTGCCCCTCATTAGACGCTTTTACTCCATGAGGGTAGTAAGTCAATTGTACCTTCCGGTTTATACCTGAGAAGTGACCATACCTGCAGGATAAAGTCAcagtttattttctgttccaGCACCCCAACTCTCACTGTTATTGGCTCCCTTTTGCTATCCCCTTTCTCACATCTCCAATACAGACTTCAGCTGCTCTAGTTTTCCAGTCTTCTCCTCGATCTCACCACCTGGTTCTTTCTCCAGTTCAGCCAACAACAGCCTTGTGATATCCAGCACCTCCTAGAGGAAATAATAAGGTATCCATGCAGAAGGCCAAGTCCTAGACAGTTACCTTTTGATCCTAGTCTTTTATCGAGACTCCCAATGCcatatcctctctctctctctcatagcACTGCTCCTCCTGGCCAGATTCACTACCTTACCTGGAGCTGCTCAGGTCGCTTGAGTTTTAATTTCCCTGTCTTGTAGCCACCATGTTTTTCAAACAGAGCAAAAAACCTGAAGAAATAATGAGAAGCTTCAGTGTGGGATAAGACAGTCAAAGCCTCTAGGAGTTGCACCCCATACAGTCTTCCTCACAAAAACCTATTTGTGTAAATTAGGACACTCTTCCTACCTTGGGTGTTTCACTTCCATCTTCATCTTCTGCTTGGGAGTACGATCCCCATGACGAATAATTGCAATGACATGACGAAGTTCCATCCTAAGATCATAAATGTTATCAGAGCCTCTCCCACACCCCCATCCCACCTCCTGTCATCACATTACTTGACATGTCAAAAAATAGAGGGGCTGAgcagggctcatgcctgtcatctcagcactttgggaggctgaggtgggaggatcacttagacCCAGCAGAA
The window above is part of the Macaca fascicularis isolate 582-1 chromosome 7, T2T-MFA8v1.1 genome. Proteins encoded here:
- the LOC102136482 gene encoding LOW QUALITY PROTEIN: inositol hexakisphosphate and diphosphoinositol-pentakisphosphate kinase 1-like (The sequence of the model RefSeq protein was modified relative to this genomic sequence to represent the inferred CDS: substituted 1 base at 1 genomic stop codon) → MELRHVIAIIRHGDRTPKQKMKMEVKHPRFFALFEKHGGYKTGKLKLKRPEQLQEVLDITRLLLAELEKEPGGEIEEKTGKLEQLKSVLEMYGHFSGINRKVQLTYYPHGVKASNEGQDPQSEALASSLLLVLKWNGELTLAGPVQTEKLGRAFRCMYPGGQGDYAGFPGCGLLHLHSTFRHDLKIYASDEGRVQMTAAAFAKGLLAVEEELTPILVXMVKSANMNGLLDSDGDSLSSCQHRVKAQLHHILQQDAPFGPEDYDQLAPTRSISLLNSMTIIQNPVKVCDQVFALIENLTHQIRERMQDPRSVDLQLYHSETLELMLQRWSKLERDFRQKSGRYDISKIPDIYDCVKYDVQHNGSLGLQGTAELLCLSKAMADMVIPQEYGISREEKLEIAVGFCLPLLRKILLDLQRTHEDESVNKLHPLYSRGVLSPGRHVRTRLCFTSESHVHSLLSVFRYGGLLDETQDAQWQRALDYLSAISELNYMAQIVIMLYEDTHR